In Sulfuracidifex metallicus DSM 6482 = JCM 9184, a single window of DNA contains:
- a CDS encoding cbb3-type cytochrome c oxidase subunit I, translating into MEKSNPLVKLVSSIFLLDKDWVTRVTMAMIVLSLIWGILGIIDALMVRIEEASWALFQYLPLSPQEYEGSITLHGIRDLFGFAQQLIFAVFFYFTFKMLKVEPRAKWFFNIGFILFNISFMLFEGPIILTNQPGFDNYFGATGWYYLAPLGLPGYSLYVASSTWYWAWMLMDIGTYMTSGYLIYHFYQATKTMKEKLPVFLTYGLMIMLLIQIGYAGEVVANVWDLTTFYGITGMDVIANQVAFGDLWHAIVYITWFPAVASLYLLIPTLSGKPLYSERAGRLSALLYLVFSAGGIGIHHIYMADLPLALKLVVEAITLGVVIPTMMTFFNLWATVKGSTIKLNIIALWTATAWAGSIAGGVLGIFNSILADDAVEHETEFIVSHFHQMIYWAIVPAGFAVLYYMIPMMTGRMWYSNKTAWIHYAGYMLGTVMIIVGFSMVGIGGLVRKELIFPLIPVYIFGEVLSTVGAVIADVATIGWLINLVLTLVKGKPVELEGQELPQVINTVAMSFKAPDKIDMRQLVSSPANLVKKLNIHFIHSKKQDA; encoded by the coding sequence ATGGAAAAAAGTAATCCTCTAGTTAAACTGGTATCATCGATATTCCTGCTCGACAAAGACTGGGTAACTCGTGTAACAATGGCTATGATAGTGCTATCTCTAATTTGGGGAATTCTAGGAATAATTGACGCTCTAATGGTGAGAATAGAGGAAGCTTCATGGGCTCTATTCCAGTATCTTCCCCTGAGCCCTCAGGAGTACGAAGGAAGTATAACGCTACACGGAATACGTGACTTGTTTGGATTCGCCCAACAACTAATATTTGCAGTATTCTTCTACTTCACCTTCAAGATGCTGAAAGTAGAGCCTAGAGCAAAGTGGTTCTTTAACATAGGCTTCATACTATTCAACATATCTTTCATGCTCTTCGAGGGACCGATAATATTGACCAATCAACCTGGTTTTGATAACTACTTCGGAGCTACGGGTTGGTACTATCTAGCTCCTCTAGGGCTTCCAGGTTATTCTTTGTATGTTGCAAGTTCAACCTGGTATTGGGCCTGGATGCTGATGGACATTGGAACCTACATGACTAGCGGTTATCTAATTTATCATTTCTATCAAGCCACAAAAACAATGAAGGAAAAACTTCCAGTATTCTTAACATATGGTTTAATGATAATGCTCCTAATACAGATAGGATATGCTGGAGAAGTTGTAGCTAACGTATGGGACTTAACCACTTTCTACGGGATAACTGGGATGGATGTAATAGCAAATCAAGTAGCATTCGGAGATCTGTGGCACGCAATAGTTTACATAACATGGTTCCCTGCAGTTGCATCTTTATATTTACTAATACCTACTCTATCAGGGAAACCATTATACAGTGAGAGGGCAGGAAGATTATCTGCCTTACTATATCTAGTATTCTCTGCTGGAGGGATAGGAATACATCACATATATATGGCAGATCTACCTTTAGCATTAAAGCTGGTTGTAGAAGCCATTACTCTAGGAGTAGTCATACCAACCATGATGACGTTCTTCAACTTATGGGCTACAGTTAAAGGTTCTACAATAAAACTTAACATAATAGCTCTATGGACAGCAACAGCGTGGGCCGGGTCTATAGCTGGAGGTGTACTTGGAATATTTAATTCAATATTAGCAGACGATGCAGTAGAACATGAGACAGAGTTTATTGTAAGTCACTTCCATCAAATGATATATTGGGCTATAGTTCCAGCAGGTTTTGCAGTTCTATATTACATGATACCTATGATGACTGGTAGAATGTGGTACTCTAACAAGACAGCGTGGATACACTACGCAGGTTATATGCTAGGAACAGTGATGATAATAGTTGGATTCAGTATGGTTGGAATTGGAGGTCTGGTAAGGAAAGAGCTAATATTCCCATTAATACCAGTCTATATCTTTGGAGAAGTACTATCCACAGTAGGTGCAGTGATAGCTGATGTGGCAACAATAGGATGGTTAATTAACCTTGTACTGACCTTAGTAAAAGGGAAGCCAGTGGAATTGGAAGGACAGGAACTACCTCAAGTAATAAACACTGTCGCAATGTCTTTCAAAGCACCCGATAAGATAGATATGCGTCAATTGGTATCTTCTCCAGCAAACTTAGTGAAAAAGCTTAACATACACTTTATACATTCCAAAAAGCAGGATGCATAA
- the cdvB1/B2 gene encoding cell division protein CdvB1/B2, producing MFGKDFQKIWGDTDSSFSGKNYKLKEPLKYALIHSQYKLSAMISRLDAHISRMQERDRALFERVIEAQMSKDTARAAMYANEVAEIRKATKQLLVTQIALEQVKLRMETVSEIGDVFVNLMPVVGVVNQLRTSLKGVMPEISLELSELGDGLQEVVMESGEFMGGSSYGAAESPEARKILEEATAVAEQKMKEQFPDLPSSGLPLAARQKA from the coding sequence ATGTTTGGAAAGGATTTCCAAAAGATATGGGGAGATACAGATTCAAGCTTCTCAGGTAAAAATTATAAGCTTAAGGAGCCATTGAAGTATGCCCTCATTCACTCTCAGTATAAACTCAGTGCAATGATAAGTAGATTAGATGCTCACATATCTAGAATGCAGGAAAGAGACAGAGCTTTATTTGAAAGGGTAATTGAGGCTCAGATGAGTAAGGACACTGCTAGAGCAGCAATGTATGCTAACGAAGTTGCTGAGATAAGGAAGGCAACTAAGCAGTTACTTGTGACGCAGATAGCTCTAGAGCAGGTCAAATTAAGAATGGAAACTGTGAGTGAGATAGGCGATGTATTCGTTAACCTAATGCCAGTAGTAGGTGTGGTTAATCAGTTGAGAACATCCCTTAAGGGTGTAATGCCTGAGATATCTTTAGAACTGTCAGAGTTAGGAGACGGGCTACAGGAGGTTGTAATGGAATCTGGAGAGTTCATGGGTGGTTCCTCATACGGTGCCGCAGAATCTCCAGAGGCGAGGAAGATTCTAGAGGAAGCTACAGCTGTAGCGGAACAGAAAATGAAGGAGCAGTTCCCAGACCTTCCCTCTTCAGGCCTACCTCTTGCCGCAAGGCAAAAGGCCTGA
- the cbp1 gene encoding CRISPR DNA repeat-binding protein Cbp1, with translation MSEGELKEKIKKMYDEGKSIRQIASELGMTYSKVRRMLLEQNVKFRGRVAEEVVKEILERGKKGESANKISKEMNMNFNTVLRILRKYNLVKRKRKLTPDETLKIKNDFQKGKSIYQIAKEMKISTNLVVYYLKKYNVYRPSTREVSPT, from the coding sequence ATGTCTGAAGGGGAGTTGAAAGAAAAAATAAAGAAGATGTACGATGAGGGCAAAAGCATTAGACAAATAGCATCAGAGCTAGGAATGACTTACTCTAAGGTAAGGAGGATGTTACTAGAACAAAACGTTAAGTTTAGGGGTAGGGTTGCCGAGGAAGTAGTAAAGGAGATATTAGAGAGAGGCAAAAAAGGTGAGAGTGCAAACAAGATAAGTAAGGAGATGAATATGAATTTCAATACTGTATTAAGAATACTTAGGAAATATAACTTGGTAAAGAGAAAGAGGAAGTTAACCCCAGATGAAACTCTGAAGATAAAGAACGACTTCCAAAAAGGAAAGTCGATATATCAAATAGCTAAAGAAATGAAAATTTCCACTAATTTGGTAGTATATTATCTAAAGAAATACAATGTATATAGGCCTTCTACTCGTGAAGTTTCTCCCACATAG
- a CDS encoding LysE family transporter, producing the protein MYGLLYLPVGVILGLSIAAPPGPMNALIANSSLKSPLHGTSVGAGAMTADFIFFLITFFIKGIIPKPVLIALYLIGGGYMLYLSYGVLKSTMVPTSKKGNYFIGLSVGITNPFQILWWLTVGIFMLTQFSLLIAPGFFLGILIWILTFPRLVNYLGYRYSKYIKIASFLVIFVFALFIIYSGLTQVF; encoded by the coding sequence ATGTATGGACTTCTTTATTTACCGGTGGGCGTGATTCTAGGCCTTTCCATAGCTGCTCCACCAGGTCCGATGAACGCTTTAATAGCAAATTCTTCGCTTAAGTCTCCTCTTCATGGCACTAGCGTGGGAGCGGGAGCTATGACTGCGGATTTTATTTTCTTTTTAATTACTTTTTTTATAAAAGGTATAATTCCTAAGCCGGTTCTAATTGCCTTATATTTAATTGGAGGAGGATACATGCTTTACTTATCTTACGGTGTTCTAAAATCCACAATGGTTCCTACCTCTAAGAAGGGAAACTATTTCATAGGGTTAAGCGTTGGTATAACCAATCCCTTTCAAATACTTTGGTGGCTAACAGTGGGAATTTTCATGTTGACTCAATTCTCGCTTCTGATAGCTCCAGGTTTCTTTCTAGGGATTTTGATTTGGATATTGACATTTCCAAGATTAGTTAACTATCTAGGATACAGATATTCCAAATACATTAAAATAGCCTCCTTTCTTGTTATATTTGTCTTTGCATTATTTATAATATATAGCGGTCTAACTCAAGTTTTTTGA
- a CDS encoding rhomboid family intramembrane serine protease, with product MGKLNYSFLIISLIVIGFILGEIEYLINPYYLLYSEQFNYLVFHGFFYEVITSIFVTNSFADFAFNSISMYVIYLLFRNKAGRLELLVFLAGGIIGNVFSLFFYPLITLSAGASGGIFAILSFYVFYDFVKERELGIYGLLYLLVVFLLSDVFLSNVDVAAHIGGILSGITIAGGISLKSKSGKY from the coding sequence ATGGGGAAGTTGAATTATTCTTTTTTAATAATATCATTAATAGTTATAGGATTTATATTAGGTGAGATAGAATATTTAATAAACCCATACTATTTGCTTTATAGTGAGCAATTCAATTATTTAGTCTTTCACGGTTTCTTTTATGAAGTAATCACGTCCATTTTTGTTACAAATAGTTTTGCTGATTTTGCTTTTAATTCAATATCAATGTATGTAATTTACCTTCTCTTCAGAAACAAGGCAGGAAGGCTTGAATTATTAGTTTTCCTAGCAGGAGGGATAATAGGGAATGTATTTTCCCTTTTCTTTTACCCTCTCATAACCTTGTCTGCAGGTGCGTCAGGGGGAATCTTTGCTATCCTATCATTCTACGTTTTCTACGACTTCGTAAAAGAACGGGAGCTAGGTATTTACGGTCTACTCTACTTGCTCGTGGTTTTTCTTCTCAGTGACGTATTCTTGTCCAACGTAGATGTGGCAGCGCATATAGGCGGAATTCTAAGCGGAATTACCATAGCGGGAGGTATATCTCTTAAAAGCAAATCGGGCAAATATTAG
- a CDS encoding adenylate kinase family protein: MLLVITGTPGTGKSTLAKVLSEKLSLSILSVSQFVIERKLYTDYDELRKSYVIDEDRLVDALRDELKKGNVIVETIYPSVIENPDLVVLLRKDPRILYKELINRGWSELKSAENAMSEAIGYVASEAWDTFVNVCEIDVTKLNVEETANLVISRKCMDKVDWLSYDGMEEFLSFLDNVISRYSEH, from the coding sequence ATGTTACTGGTCATTACGGGCACGCCAGGGACTGGAAAGTCTACTTTGGCTAAAGTACTGAGTGAGAAGTTATCTTTAAGTATATTATCTGTTTCCCAATTTGTGATTGAAAGGAAGCTCTATACGGACTACGACGAGCTTAGGAAAAGTTATGTAATAGACGAGGATAGACTTGTTGACGCATTGAGGGACGAACTAAAGAAAGGGAACGTTATAGTAGAAACTATTTATCCATCAGTGATAGAAAATCCTGATCTGGTGGTTCTTCTACGTAAGGACCCCAGAATCCTATATAAAGAACTTATAAATAGAGGATGGAGCGAGCTTAAGTCAGCTGAAAACGCTATGTCTGAAGCTATCGGTTATGTAGCTTCAGAAGCTTGGGATACGTTCGTTAACGTCTGTGAGATAGACGTTACTAAATTAAACGTAGAAGAAACTGCTAATTTGGTTATTTCAAGGAAGTGCATGGACAAGGTGGATTGGCTGTCTTATGATGGTATGGAAGAATTTCTTTCTTTCTTAGATAATGTTATTAGCAGATATTCAGAACATTAA